In Arvicola amphibius chromosome 13, mArvAmp1.2, whole genome shotgun sequence, a genomic segment contains:
- the LOC119799867 gene encoding DCN1-like protein 3: MGQRATKCKKKPQPTPGSGHGDRHHSSSRSHSRRRAGHRAEQALLYFTPSGEIVVHDARRADRAAAEARRLPTSSRDAWGKPKADAEQAPLPRSEALFRRHRDRWEDAILVGGMERFRRDLGVDPTDLRVLLLAWKFRAAHMFQLTRKEFLDGCKAIRADSIDGIRAQFPSLPAEAKQEDRFKDLYRFTFQFGLDPQHEQRALRRETAIALWKLVFTQNPPPILEPRPNLPAENPSGIRGIPRDPRNMSLCIVEETDPDLSNQDADDARPCILDSPVEWETERRRREAGGRGALGAGPEGPGPEELHRGSARPAAAQRGPGTL, encoded by the coding sequence ATGGGCCAGCGTGCCACCAAGTGCAAGAAGAAGCCCCAACCCACCCCAGGCAGCGGGCACGGAGACCGccaccacagcagcagcaggtccCACAGCCGGCGGAGAGCCGGCCACCGCGCAGAACAGGCGCTACTCTACTTCACACCGTCGGGGGAGATCGTCGTCCATGACGCCAGGAGAGCGGACAGGGCCGCCGCGGAGGCCCGCCGGCTGCCGACATCCTCCAGAGATGCTTGGGGGAAGCCCAAGGCCGACGCTGAGCAGGCTCCCTTGCCGAGGTCGGAGGCACTGTTCAGGCGCCACCGGGACAGGTGGGAGGATGCCATCCTGGTGGGAGGCATGGAGCGCTTCCGCCGTGACCTCGGTGTGGATCCCACGGATCTTCGAGTGCTGCTCCTGGCCTGGAAGTTCCGGGCGGCCCACATGTTCCAGCTCACCAGGAAGGAGTTTTTGGACGGCTGTAAAGCGATCCGTGCAGACAGCATCGATGGGATCCGTGCACAGTTCCCCAGCCTCCCAGCAGAAGCCAAGCAAGAAGATAGATTCAAGGATCTCTACCGGTTCACATTTCAGTTTGGCCTGGACCCTCAACACGAGCAGCGGGCCCTGCGTCGTGAGACGGCCATCGCCCTGTGGAAACTCGTGTTCACCCAGAACCCTCCTCCCATACTGGAGCCGCGGCCCAACCTCCCCGCGGAGAACCCCTCGGGCATCCGGGGCATCCCCCGGGACCCCCGGAACATGTCTCTCTGCATCGTCGAGGAGACCGACCCTGACCTCAGCAACCAAGACGCGGACGACGCTCGGCCCTGCATCCTCGACAGCCCTGTGGAGTGGGAGACGGAgcggaggaggagagaggcaggggggaGAGGCGCGCTCGGCGCGGGGCCCGAGGGCCCGGGTCCAGAGGAGCTGCACCGAGGATCCGCCCGCCCCGCTGCAGCCCAGCGAGGACCCGGAACCCTCTAG